One Zootoca vivipara chromosome 9, rZooViv1.1, whole genome shotgun sequence DNA window includes the following coding sequences:
- the LOC118077553 gene encoding uncharacterized protein LOC118077553 → MVPSPKVHDCKLHKESTRSQSDELLSVLLAARGVRARSVHQQLPALYLPTIYRLLAALMQCLSLASLCIAVTLVKWVAVVQSPYTKQPKRWVMYNFGVPDVLEVVDAQQSNGTDIRKRTFSPNSPCSCAVSGWVGILHEGGPNLVHSPSNVHFFPDSDCVLWLIGICFVGMSLGFVAFLLDFIEIEILGKHRMAVATSLHILSGIFLVILLGICFWCFVKVNERIYRDDLKKAELLSFLGESFYIVLLSLFFVSLASTLSFLSMKLNRQGSRQLS, encoded by the exons atggtgccctcccCGAAG GTCCACGATTGCAAGTTGCACAAAGAATCGACCCGGTCGCAGTCTGATGAGCTGCTGAGCGTCCTGCTGGCGGCGAGAGGCGTGCGGGCCCGCTCCGTCCACCAACAGCTCCCCGCCTTGTATCTGCCCACCATCTACCGCCTGCTGGCTGCTCTGATGCAGTGCCTGAGCCTGGCCAGCCTCTGCATAGCCGTTACCCTGGTCAAGTGGGTGGCCGTGGTTCAATCCCCGTACACCAAGCAGCCGAAACGGTGGGTAATGTACAATTTCGGGGTGCCCGACGTGCTGGAAGTGGTCGATGCACAGCAAAGCAACGGCACAGACATTCGTAAGAGGACCTTCTCCCCAAACAGCCCCTGCTCCTGCGCCGtttcagggtgggtggggattctGCACGAAGGGGGCCCAAATCTAGTCCACTCCCCCT CGAACGTTCATTTCTTTCCCGACAGTGATTGCGTGCTGTGGCTTATCGGCATTTGTTTCGTGGGCATGTCCTTGGGCTTCGTGGCTTTCCTCCTGGATTTCATAGAAATTGAAATCCTAGGCAAGCATAGAATGGCCGTTGCCACCTCCCTGCACATTTTGTCAG gCATCTTCCTTGTAATCCTCCTTGGAATCTGTTTCTGGTGTTTCGTGAAGGTTAACGAACGGATCTACAGGGATGATCTGAAGAAAGCCGAGTTGCTCAGTTTCCTAGGAGAGAGTTTTTATATCGTCCTGCTGTCCCTTTTTTTCGTGAGCTTAGCTAGCACACTAAGCTTTCTGTCGATGAAGCTGAACAGACAAGGATCGCGTCAGCTCAGCTGA